From the genome of Rhinatrema bivittatum chromosome 18, aRhiBiv1.1, whole genome shotgun sequence, one region includes:
- the HAND1 gene encoding heart- and neural crest derivatives-expressed protein 1, whose amino-acid sequence MNLVGGYQHHHHHHHHHHVRPKPFLFPAASRCHQDRAYFQSWLFSPGEMSPDFAAPAPYSPECAGAGPGARGRLEALAGRLGRRKGAGPKKERRRTESINSAFAELRECIPNVPADTKLSKIKTLRLATSYIAYLMDVLAKDAPGGETEAFKAELKKVEGKRKRDSNEVFPGAVGHGEKKLKGRTGWPQQVWALELNP is encoded by the exons ATGAATCTGGTGGGGGGCTACcagcaccaccatcaccaccaccaccaccaccacgtgCGGCCCAAgcccttcctcttccccgccgCCTCCCGCTGCCACCAGGACCGCGCCTACTTCCAGAGCTGGCTCTTCAGCCCGGGGGAGATGTCCCCCGACTTCGCCGCGCCGGCCCCCTACAGCCCCGAGTGCGCCGGGGCCGGCCCGGGCGCCCGCGGCCGGCTGGAGGCCCTGGCGGGCCGGCTGGGCCGCAGGAAAGGCGCCGGCCCCAAGAAGGAGCGGCGGCGGACGGAGAGCATCAACAGCGCCTTCGCCGAGCTGCGGGAGTGCATCCCCAACGTGCCGGCCGACACCAAGCTGTCCAAGATCAAGACCCTGCGCCTGGCCACCAGCTACATCGCCTACCTGATGGACGTGCTGGCCAAGGACGCGCCCGGCGGCGAGACGGAGGCCTTCAAGGCCGAGCTGAAGAAGGTGGAGGGCAAGCGGAAAAGGGACTCG AACGAAGTTTTCCCCGGCGCTGTAGGCCACGGCGAGAAGAAGTTGAAAGGAAGGACAGGCTGGCCTCAGCAGGTTTGGGCTCTCGAACTGAATCCCTGA
- the SAP30L gene encoding histone deacetylase complex subunit SAP30L, with translation MNGFSTEEDSRDGPPAGAAAAAAAATPASAPFFGQSCCLIDDAERCVRPAGNASFSKRIQKSISQKKLKLDIDKSVRHLYICDFHKNFIQSVRNKRKRKTSDDGGDSPEHETDVPEVDLFQLQVNTLRRYKRHYKLQTRPGLNKAQLAETVSRHFRNIQVNEKETLTCFIYMVKSNKGRLEQKADSSKQLE, from the exons ATGAACGGCTTCAGCACGGAGGAGGACAGCCGGGACGGGCCGCCGGCCGGGGCCGCGGCCGCGGCAGCCGCCGCCACCCCCGCCTCCGCCCCCTTCTTCGGCCAGAGCTGCTGCCTGATCGACGATGCGGAGCGCTGCGTGCGCCCGGCCGGCAACGCGTCCTTCAGCAAGCGCATCCAGAAGAGCATCTCGCAGAAGAAGCTGAAGCTGGACATCGACAAGAGC GTGAGACATCTGTACATCTGTGATTTCCACAAAAACTTCATTCAGAGCGTTCGGaacaaaaggaagagaaagacCAGCGATGATGGGGGTGATTCTCCCGAACACGAGACGGATGTCCCAGAG GTTGACTTGTTCCAGCTGCAAGTGAACACGCTGAGGCGTTATAAAAGGCATTACAAGCTGCAGACCCGGCCTGGCCTCAACAAAGCACAGCTCGCAGAG ACTGTCAGCCGCCACTTCCGAAACATTCAGGTAAACGAGAAGGAGACCCTGACCTGCTTCATTTACATGGTGAAGAGCAACAAGGGCCGGCTGGAGCAGAAGGCGGACAGCAGTAAGCAGCTGGAGTGA